The proteins below are encoded in one region of Phaseolus vulgaris cultivar G19833 chromosome 1, P. vulgaris v2.0, whole genome shotgun sequence:
- the LOC137815228 gene encoding protein Iojap-related, mitochondrial, translating to MWGFLRTRTCLRYSESLLLHQPWKKNVAFSSFAAVDGRKDLLDLPEIEKVLTEIKADDVKVIPVPKHCDWADFMVLATGRSTWHVKNIAQALIYKAKQKQKGAERMMLPSVQGQAGGKWIVIDSGKVIIHALDEKARAYYNLEGLWTPGTIQHEPDGDIQKALVKVRRKNNSKKPAQKNA from the exons ATGTGGGGATTTCTCCGAACTCGAACGTGTTTGCGATATTCTGAgtcccttcttcttcatcagccaTGGAAGAAGAACGTAGCCTTTTCTTCTTTCGCCGCCGTGGACGGCCGTAAAGACCTTCTGGATCTGCCGGAGATCGAGAAGGTTCTGACGGAGATCAAAGCTGACGACGTTAAGGTGATACCGGTTCCCAAGCACTGCGATTGGGCTGATTTCATGGTTCTCGCCACTGGCAGGTCCACCTGGCACGTCAAGAACATCGCTCAAGCCCTAATTTACAAG GCTAAACAGAAACAGAAGGGAGCTGAACGAATGATGCTGCCGAGTGTGCAAGGGCAAGCTGGAGGAAAGTGGATCGTCATTGACTCTG GTAAAGTGATAATTCATGCACTTGATGAAAAGGCTAGAGCTTACTACAATTTGGAGGGCCTTTGGACCCCAGGGACAATTCAACACGAACCTGATGGG GATATACAAAAAGCTTTGGTGAAGGTTCGTCGGAAAAACAATTCGAAGAAACCTGCACAAAAGAATGCTTAA
- the LOC137815227 gene encoding 3-oxoacyl-[acyl-carrier-protein] reductase 4 produces MASIAGSNCVALRTANFAASGNRKVCQIRQWSPVLTNRRSVSGLRHQSSAPFRSSGVRAQVATLEEAGTGATQKVEAPVVVVTGASRGIGRAIALTLGKAGCKVLVNYARSSKEAEEVSKEIEEFGGQALTFGGDVSNEADVEAMIKTAVDAWGTVDVLINNAGITKDGLLMRMKKSQWQDVIDLNLTGVFLCIQAAAKVMMKKKKGRIVNIASVVGLVGNVGQANYSAAKAGVIGLTKTVAKEYASRNITVNAVAPGFIASDMTAKLGQDIEKKILETIPLGRYGQPEEVAGLVEFLALNQASSYITGQVFTIDGGMVM; encoded by the exons ATGGCTTCTATTGCCGGATCCAATTGCGTCGCTCTCCGAACCGCCAACTTCGCCGCCTCCGGTAACCGGAAAGTCTGTCAGATCAGGCAATGGTCTCCGGTTCTCACGAATCGCCGTTCCGTTTCCGGCCTTCGTCACCAATCGAGTGCTCCGTTTAGATCCTCTG GTGTGAGAGCGCAGGTTGCTACTCTGGAGGAAGCTGGAACCGGAGCAACTCAGAAAGTGGAAGCGCCGGTTGTAGTGGTTACCGGAGCTTCCAGAGGTATTGGCCGAGCGATTGCACTGACCTTAGGTAAAGCAGGTTGCAAG GTTCTGGTCAACTATGCAAGGTCATCCAAGGAAGCCGAGGAGGTTTCCAAAGAG ATTGAGGAATTTGGTGGGCAAGCTCTTACATTTGGTGGAGATGTTTCTAATGAGGCAGATGTGGAGGCTATGATTAAAACT GCAGTTGATGCTTGGGGAACAGTTGATGTATTGATAAACAATGCAG GAATAACTAAAGATGGTTTACTGATGAGAATGAAGAAATCTCAATGGCAGGATGTTATTGATCTAAATCTAACTGGTGTTTTTCTTTGCATACAG GCTGCTGCTAAGGTTAtgatgaagaaaaagaag GGAAGGATAGTCAATATTGCATCAGTTGTCGGTTTAGTTGGTAATGTTGGACAAGCCAATTATAGTGCTGCAAAAGCAGGAGTAATTGGCCTGACAAAAACAGTTGCAAAGGAATATGCTAGCAGAAACATCACC GTTAATGCGGTTGCTCCGGGGTTTATTGCATCTGACATGACTGCAAAGTTAGGACAGGACATTGAGAAGAAGATATTAGAGACAATCCCACTAG GAAGATATGGCCAACCGGAGGAAGTTGCTGGACTGGTGGAATTCTTGGCTCTTAATCAAGCTTCTAGTTACATCACTGGACAG GTTTTCACCATTGATGGAGGTATGGTGATGTAA